The proteins below come from a single Agromyces flavus genomic window:
- a CDS encoding pseudouridine synthase — protein sequence MTTSDAPEGPGGPTGDLPAGVRLQKALAAAGVASRRVAEDLIVAGRVEVNGRVVTELGTRIDPVADKVAVDGTAVQLDQDKRYFMLNKPRGVVSSMRDEQDRPDLRRFTDDLGVRVFNVGRLDGDTSGLLLLTNDGELAHVLAHPSFGVEKTYIAKVRGRMTPQTLQQLKRGVELEDGPIRADRAKILQAQGDSGHTMVEITLHSGRNRIVRRMLDAVGHPVVELVRRQFGPLHLGTLRSGAIRELSKIELGQLLTIARAADAGRKGAR from the coding sequence GTGACCACCTCTGATGCGCCCGAGGGCCCCGGCGGCCCCACGGGCGACCTGCCCGCGGGCGTCCGCCTGCAGAAGGCGCTCGCGGCCGCGGGCGTCGCCAGCCGCCGCGTCGCGGAGGACCTCATCGTCGCGGGCCGCGTCGAGGTGAACGGCCGCGTGGTGACCGAGCTCGGGACGCGCATCGACCCCGTGGCCGACAAGGTCGCAGTCGACGGCACCGCGGTGCAGCTCGACCAGGACAAGCGCTACTTCATGCTGAACAAGCCGCGCGGCGTGGTCTCGTCCATGCGCGATGAGCAGGACCGGCCCGACCTGCGCCGGTTCACCGACGACCTCGGGGTCCGCGTGTTCAACGTCGGCCGGCTCGACGGCGACACGAGCGGCCTGCTGCTCCTCACGAACGACGGGGAGCTGGCGCACGTGCTCGCCCACCCGTCGTTCGGCGTCGAGAAGACGTACATCGCGAAGGTGCGAGGGCGGATGACGCCGCAGACGCTCCAGCAGCTCAAGCGCGGCGTCGAGCTCGAGGACGGTCCCATCCGCGCCGACCGCGCCAAGATCCTCCAGGCGCAGGGCGATTCGGGTCACACGATGGTCGAGATCACGCTGCACTCCGGACGCAACCGCATCGTGCGACGAATGCTCGACGCCGTGGGCCACCCGGTGGTCGAGCTCGTGCGCCGCCAGTTCGGGCCGCTCCACCTCGGCACCCTGAGGTCCGGCGCGATCCGCGAGTTGTCTAAGATCGAACTCGGCCAGCTCCTGACCATCGCCCGGGCGGCGGACGCCGGCCGGAAGGGTGCGCGCTGA
- a CDS encoding segregation and condensation protein A: protein MADEADELRGPGDEPSQGPDGAVGEAESGPEFRVALSNFEGPFDLLLSLIAKHELDITEVSLSAVTDDFIAYLRGIETNEDLDRASEFLVVAATLLDLKVAGLLPQGELVDAEDVALLEARDLLFARLLQYRAFKEAARWFGGRIDAESARHARTVRLEERFRQRVPELRWTLGAEDFGALALLALTPREVPMVGLDHLHAPLVSIREQAAHVVAVLRRGDPVTFRQLIAGVDRTGIVVARFLAVLELYRHAAIGFEQLEPLGELTLRWAANEHWSDDSLESLGADYDE from the coding sequence ATGGCCGACGAGGCGGACGAACTGCGCGGCCCGGGCGACGAGCCGAGCCAGGGGCCGGATGGTGCGGTGGGCGAGGCCGAGTCCGGTCCCGAGTTCCGCGTCGCCCTGTCGAACTTCGAGGGCCCGTTCGACCTGCTGCTCTCGCTGATCGCGAAGCACGAGCTCGACATCACCGAGGTGTCGCTGTCGGCCGTGACCGACGACTTCATCGCGTACCTGCGCGGCATCGAGACCAACGAGGACCTCGATCGTGCGAGCGAGTTCCTCGTCGTCGCGGCGACGCTGCTCGACCTGAAGGTGGCGGGGCTCCTGCCGCAGGGCGAGCTCGTCGACGCCGAGGATGTCGCCCTGCTGGAGGCGCGCGACCTGCTGTTCGCGCGCCTGCTGCAGTACCGCGCGTTCAAGGAGGCCGCGCGCTGGTTCGGCGGCCGCATCGATGCCGAGTCCGCACGGCATGCGCGCACGGTCCGACTCGAGGAGCGGTTCCGCCAACGGGTGCCCGAACTGCGCTGGACGCTCGGCGCCGAGGACTTCGGTGCACTCGCGCTGCTGGCGCTGACCCCGCGCGAGGTGCCCATGGTCGGGCTCGATCACCTGCACGCGCCGCTCGTGTCCATCCGCGAGCAGGCGGCCCACGTCGTGGCGGTGCTGCGACGCGGCGACCCCGTGACGTTCCGGCAGCTCATCGCGGGCGTCGATCGAACCGGTATCGTCGTGGCGCGGTTCCTCGCGGTGCTCGAGCTGTACCGCCACGCTGCGATCGGCTTCGAGCAGCTCGAGCCGCTCGGCGAGCTGACCCTGCGCTGGGCCGCGAACGAGCACTGGTCCGACGACAGCCTCGAGAGCCTGGGAGCCGACTATGACGAGTGA
- the scpB gene encoding SMC-Scp complex subunit ScpB — protein MTSETDAAVGPEVSVVTPLDVPGQPRLDLDRALEALLFVADEPQSLVHLAAAVARPIAEVKAAIARLRADYDGGAPSGEPRTDAGGQAAAAGGIRRAFELREVGGGWRFYAREEYDALITSAVLAQTSTRLSQPALETLAVIAYKQPISRSSIASIRAVNVDSVVRTLLGRGLITEVDTDEETGAILYGTTDLLLTNLGIASLDDLPPISPLLDGGQEGFERDHL, from the coding sequence ATGACGAGTGAGACGGATGCCGCGGTGGGACCGGAGGTGTCGGTCGTCACGCCGCTCGACGTGCCGGGCCAGCCGCGCCTCGACCTCGACCGCGCGCTCGAGGCCCTGCTCTTCGTGGCCGACGAGCCGCAGAGCCTCGTGCACCTCGCGGCGGCCGTCGCCCGCCCCATCGCCGAGGTGAAGGCCGCGATCGCGCGCCTGCGCGCGGACTACGACGGGGGAGCGCCCTCGGGTGAGCCGCGCACCGATGCCGGCGGGCAGGCTGCGGCGGCCGGAGGCATCCGTCGCGCCTTCGAGTTGCGCGAGGTCGGCGGCGGATGGCGGTTCTACGCGCGCGAGGAGTACGACGCCCTCATCACGAGCGCGGTGCTGGCCCAGACCTCGACCAGGTTGTCGCAGCCCGCGCTCGAGACGCTCGCCGTGATCGCGTACAAGCAGCCGATCTCGCGGTCGTCCATCGCATCGATCCGCGCGGTCAACGTCGACTCGGTCGTGCGCACGCTGCTCGGCCGGGGCCTCATCACCGAGGTCGACACCGACGAGGAGACCGGCGCGATCCTGTACGGCACGACCGACCTGCTGCTGACCAACCTCGGCATCGCGTCGCTCGACGACCTGCCGCCGATCTCACCGCTGCTCGACGGCGGGCAGGAGGGATTCGAACGTGACCACCTCTGA